In Rhinoderma darwinii isolate aRhiDar2 unplaced genomic scaffold, aRhiDar2.hap1 Scaffold_730, whole genome shotgun sequence, the genomic stretch atctctggagaacacggctgtgtctgcactgccagaagctgggcgttgtgaagagaagtggatgatacttctatacacaacgcccagctagtaaaagtagtaaacacgccccgatgtacgcacataatacacgcccagttgtacttttacttttcaacacgcccagttgtacttttgcaagcctcatttgcataaatacgaaaatggtcataacttggccaaaaatgctcgttttttaaaaataaaaacgttactgtaatctacattgcagcgcctatctgctgcaatagcagataggggttgcaaaatctggtgacagagcctctttaatgtttacTACCGTACATTTGAAAGTATGACCTCCGGTTTGAGGCTTGATTGAAGGATACTTTAAGAGGCTTTTCACTTAAAGGGAAACCTTATGAAGTGATATTAGACCAAAATCTAAAATCTTTCTCAAATATAAAGAAttgggaaaattaaaaaattgtccTATCTAATTGAGTATAAAAGCTCTGAccctttaaaaaagttaaaatccgCACAACACCCAATTGTTGCAGATGTTGCTGCGGATTGCGTGTGGATCCATGGCAAAATCAACAAGTCTAGATAATAAAATAGGTTTAGatatatttaaaatgaaaaaaactatagtCACCTCCCCTAGTATTCCCTGGTTCCTGGGCTGGTCTCTATACACTCGGCCGCTCATGATGACATATAGTTTTGACACGTGACCACTGCCGAAGGCCCGGGCGCACAGAGTCAGAGGACCAGGGACGCGTTGCTATGGGAATGCCACGTTGTTGCAAAATGGCAAAACAGGTGAATGGAACCTTAAATTCTGATGAAATCTGAGCGCAAAGCTTGAACTTGCATTTAAAAATGGCGGCGTATGTACAGTCGTTGTATTGGTGGAAATATCCCTCAGATACTAAGATCAATTTTGTGAACCGCAAATCGTTTTCTGTATGAACATCAGTAATACGCTCCCTTTTTATCCCCAGGAGATGATAACACTACAAGTTCAACGGGATTATCACCAGATTGTAAAATTGAGGATAACACCATCAAAGAAGATTCTCTAACTATACCCCCGGAAGAAATCAGAACATTTATTTTATCTGATGCCTGTAATAATGCGGAACTGCCTCCCGATAAACCACGTAGCGTTAAGCGACGTACCAGTATGCAGTTTATATGTTCtggatgtggaaaatgttttgcgCGGTCCAATCTTTTTAAATACGAGGCAGCACACACCGGACAGATACATTTTTTATGTGATAACTGCGACAAATCTGCCAGTCAAACATTGCATCTTGGACAACATCAGGTTATTCGTACAGCTAAAAAACCATTCTCTTGTTCTACGTGTGGAAAGTGCTTTGCGCTCAAGGCCATTCTTTCTAGACATCAGAAAATTCACTCTTCCGAAAGACCGCTTACATGCGAAGAATGTGGCAAATCATTTCCTTATAAATCCAGCCTTCTCGAACATCAGAGATTTCACACTGGGCAGAAGCCATATTCCTGTGCAGAATGTGGGAAGTCATTTACTAGAAAGCGAGTTCTTGTAGAACATCAGctcattcacacaggggagaaaccatttCCGTGTTTGGAGTGTGGGAAATTTTATGCACGTAAAAGTCAGCTTGAGGtgcatcagagaagtcacacaggggagaggcCGTTTACATGTcaggaatgtggaaaatgttttacccaaaaatcacatcttgttaaacATCAAAGAATTCACAAGGGGGAGAAGCCATTTTTATGTTTGGAATGTAAGAAATGGTTTACTAAGAAATCGAATCTTGTTGAACATCAGAAAATTCACACAGGGCAGAATCTAttttcatgtccagaatgtgggaaatgttttactagAAAATCAGTTCTTGGGGATCATCAGAGAATTCATTCGGGAGAGAAGCCATTTCCCTGTcccgaatgtgggaaatgttttaaccAGAAATCGGCTCTGGTGAGACATCAGAAAGTTCACACAAAGGAGAAGACATATTCATGTTCGGAGTGTGGGCAATGTTTTACCTGTAAGATTCAGCTTAAAATCCATCACAGAATGCACACAGGGGAGAAGGTGTTTTCATGTTTGGAATGTGAGAGATGTTTTATCCATCAATCGGATCTTGTCAGACATGAGAGAACTCATACGGGAGAGACGACATCTTCATATTCAGAACATGTTAAACAAGAAGATGATTACGATATGGATGAAAGCAACGACATAGTGGTGACGCTAATTTAATCTTAACAATGTTGGAGATGTTTTACCCAGAAAGCAAATCTTGTGAAACATCAGAGAGTTCACACAGTGGAGAAACTATTCTTATGGTCAGAatgtggaaaaagttttttttgcacgtaactCCCATCATGAGATGCATGAAAGAACTCGCATAGGAGAGAAACCATGTACATGTCTGAAATGTAGGAAATGTCAGAAATCCCCAAAATCACACCCATACAAAAGTCACTACAGTTCCTCAAATTTCAGTTCTGGGTATAATTACTAGAAATAAGTGAAACGATTTGGCATGAATCGAATTCAGTTTGAATTTCCCAAAATTTCGctgaaatccaaaacttttggggtttggAGGGAACAAATCGGCAACAAGGGCAGCTGCCACTTCACAGTTTATAGAGAAAAAagagtggataaaaaaaaaaaacataatcacCTCCCCTGGTCTTCTGTAGCAACGCGCCCctgccagcctcctgagatgacattgtttaggcccatgtgatcgctgcagccagtgaCAGGCTGTAGGCCTCTCAGGAGGCTGGCAGGGACACGTCGCTATGGAAGACCAGGGGTGGGGGGAtttagatattttttattttagaggtgGAATTGCAAGTCTGACTTTCTGATGACTTTCTAATGTTTTCCAAGTTCCAAGCCCTATAAGACATCAGCTATTCAGTCAGGACAACCGTGGCACCTGCTATTTGCATAAAATTTATTCGCATTGGATCAGCCCCGAAACGAGTTTCGGGAATTTCGCTCTTTAGTAATTACCAAGGTATTTAAACTCCACAgttggttattattatttttaaaagcaATGGTGTTGAGAAGTCACCTTGGGCCTTGCTGTTTGTATCTGTATGAAGTATTATAAGGCCCAAGGAGTGTAAGACTAGCTTCATGTCCCGTTATAGGAAACAAGAATTTTACAGGAAACAAGAAGCTTTTTAAGAACAACTGTCTGTTTTCTTTGACGGACCCATTGTAGCTGTTTCCAAATGGATCGGTTTTTCTCGTGGTGTGAACAGGTTCTAAGAAAGGATCTAGTCTGATAAGACCTTTGGACCTGGGAGTCCATGTGaacctttttaccttttttttttctccctggcactgttacattttatttttttaagagatATCTATTTGTATACTGGTTTCCCATAGCAGTGTAACATTTCGGCTGGTACTTATGAAGCAACTACGCTAACATGATTGCCGGGATTTTAAGGCGCCATAAAGAAAAAGTCCACAGGTGGAAGTTTCAATGGAATGAGACACCTGAATTCGGCCTTTTCTGGTTATAAGCTATTCTTTAACAGATGTAAAAGTTGTGATTATACTTAGTCTGTTCAAAGAACAGATTTTTAGACTGAAACTGTTCCTGTATACATCATGAGCTCTGCACTGATCTCTCCTTCCCTCCAGTGTAACATTTTTCAGTTCTTTTTgatttgtaaatgttttttttgctATGATGTTTACGTCGGTTTTATATTTAACGTATAATGTATGTCAATAACAGCTGTCGAAATCTTGTAACTCTAGAATCATTGGAAAAAATGGTTGTGAAAAATAAAGACAAATGTCTTTACtgtatttatgtgtttttttggtaCGGGgcagaaatgtttatttttgaaaataaGAAGGGTTGTCATAAATTTTGCTGATTTAGacaaattatccccagatcatgaTAGGTGGTTGGGGATGATTCTGGAATGTCAAACCAACAGCAAAAGTTAAAGGATAGGGCATCAGtatgtgatcggtggggtccgacacccggaccaatCAGTTTCTCCGGCTGACTCCGGGCGCCAGATGTTATGAAAGGTATGCAGTATTCAGAGACGGAATGATTATAATTTGTCCCATTTGTACAACCCCTTACTATATACTCTATTAGAGCATATGTGTCATGGCCGAAGGCCGTCAGGCtcgctcacctcctgacggccgcagccatggg encodes the following:
- the LOC142729648 gene encoding uncharacterized protein LOC142729648; translation: MVLSLPGPPSTDRNELTESLLHISLDIIFLLTGEDYTVVRKALSECLISSSHRRVSAGWSRNQDPILEPPLHSLIYKRKNEMKIIKLANKIFELLTGEVPIRCQDVAVYFSMEEWEYIEDHKDLYKDVMMEDHRPLTSPVKRDLYKDVMMEDHRPLTSPDKRDLYKDVMMEDLRNRTSPGKKDLYKDVMTEDHRNRTSPGPEYSESPYSLLHENMILTLIDPPWISKEMTERILSIILEIIYLLSGEHYTVVKKTSGECVALSSRHDVPGGWSRTQTLIMERNNEKILDLTHKIIELLTGEVPIRCQDVAVYFSMEEWEYIEGHKDLYKDIIMEDHRNRTSPDGSSKRNPPERCPRPLYSQDRPEEDHNVPEDHQGEDLIDIKVEIIESEEETFVRSEQEEEIPTDISTGDDNTTSSTGLSPDCKIEDNTIKEDSLTIPPEEIRTFILSDACNNAELPPDKPRSVKRRTSMQFICSGCGKCFARSNLFKYEAAHTGQIHFLCDNCDKSASQTLHLGQHQVIRTAKKPFSCSTCGKCFALKAILSRHQKIHSSERPLTCEECGKSFPYKSSLLEHQRFHTGQKPYSCAECGKSFTRKRVLVEHQLIHTGEKPFPCLECGKFYARKSQLEVHQRSHTGERPFTCQECGKCFTQKSHLVKHQRIHKGEKPFLCLECKKWFTKKSNLVEHQKIHTGQNLFSCPECGKCFTRKSVLGDHQRIHSGEKPFPCPECGKCFNQKSALVRHQKVHTKEKTYSCSECGQCFTCKIQLKIHHRMHTGEKVFSCLECERCFIHQSDLVRHERTHTGETTSSYSEHVKQEDDYDMDESNDIVVTLI